The genomic window ACACGCAGATCGTGGAGGCCCAGGGAGTTGGTCTTGGGATCGAGCGCGTACGTACGCCGGCAGTGGGAGCAGGTGTTGCCGGTGCGCTCCTTCCGGAGCAGGTTCTTCGCGCAGTGCGGGCAGATCACCGGTGGACCTCCAGTGCCGTCGCGACGCGGCGCAGCCGGGCCGCCAGGCGCTCGCGGACCGTGGTGCCGGGGATGCCCCGTTCCCGCTGCATGTGCTCGATGCCGCGCAGGGCGGTGGCGAGGGCGCGGTACTCGGCGGCGGTCGGCACGGTGAGTCCGCCCGCCGCCGTCGTCCCGCCGTCGGCGCGGCGCTCCGCCTCCTCGGCGGTCACGGCGTAGTCCTCGTGGTCGATCCCGTATCCGGAGTTGGCCGCGAGGATCGTCAGCGGATCGGTGCCCCGGTTGGCGAAGGAGTGGGGCATCATCTCGGGGATGCGTATCAGCATCCCCGGCGCCAGGGGGACTTCGGTGACGCGGTCGCGGTGCTCGTCGTGGAGGCCGCACGCGGCGTGACCAAGGCTGAGGACGAAGTGCTCCCCGCCATGGGCGTGCGGGGTGAAGGCACTGCGCGGCCCCACGACGCCGAGCTTGACGGTGGCGTTCGAAGGGCGCTCGGGCGATGTGCCCGCGTCGCCTATCAGGTAGTGGGCGAACTGTCCGTCGTCGATGAAGCGGAGCAGCGCCCGCTCGGCTCCCAGGGGCCGGCTGCCCTCACGGTCCGCCAGTTCGATGCTGCCGTCCGGCTTCAGGTGGTACAGCTCCACGCCCTTGGGCAGGGCGCCCCGGACTCTTTCCGGCACCGTCTCACCGGACATCCCGGCATGCGGTCTCCCGGCCATCGCGCCTCCCCCCGTGTTCCCCGTGCGCGCTCCGCAGGCGCATCGTATGGCCTCGAATCGCGCCGGTGTGCGACTACGGCACGGCTCTTGGGTGAGGGGGGCGAGAACGTGAGGTGAACGGGTCGCGCCGACCGGAACCGCCGGGGCCAGGGAGCGGGCCGGGCACGCGTGGCGCGACCTGCTGCGGCCTTCATGACGGGTGGGGTGGGGTGCCCGCCCGGCACCCCACCCCTGACCCGCCCTGCTGTGCGTGTACCCCGTCGGGGCTAGTTGATGGCCTTGATGAGCTCACCGTCGGCCGTGTCGCCGCTGAGCTCCCAGAAGAAGGTCCCTCCCAGGCCCTGTTCGGCCTTGTACTCCATCTTCGTGCCGATGGTGGCCGGGGTGTCGTAGCTCCACCAGTTCGTGCCGCAGTGGGCGTACGCCGTGCCCGCGACCGTGCCGGTGGCGGGGCAGCTGTTCTTCAGGACCTTGTAGTCCTCGAT from Streptomyces sp. NBC_01341 includes these protein-coding regions:
- a CDS encoding cupin domain-containing protein, encoding MAGRPHAGMSGETVPERVRGALPKGVELYHLKPDGSIELADREGSRPLGAERALLRFIDDGQFAHYLIGDAGTSPERPSNATVKLGVVGPRSAFTPHAHGGEHFVLSLGHAACGLHDEHRDRVTEVPLAPGMLIRIPEMMPHSFANRGTDPLTILAANSGYGIDHEDYAVTAEEAERRADGGTTAAGGLTVPTAAEYRALATALRGIEHMQRERGIPGTTVRERLAARLRRVATALEVHR